In one Melaminivora jejuensis genomic region, the following are encoded:
- a CDS encoding CaiB/BaiF CoA transferase family protein, translated as MTTIQDQDPHRLDLPLAGVRVLDLSRVFAGPMCAMVLGDLGAEVIKVEHPGRGDDTRDWGLRIGQTETTYYNSMNRNKRSITLDLQSPEGLGIVRELVPQCDVVIHNFKTGGAEKLGVGYEQLKALKDDLIYCAVAGYDTSGPEARRPGYDLVIQGEAGLMALNGEAGTPPLKFGVAVVDLMTGMYAAQAILAALYQRQRQGRGRFIEMALYDCGLTITGYYGLDALQLGHDPERYGNAHPSIVPYGMYEAADGPLIIAVGNNAQFDKFCRQVIERPDIVQDPRFATNVERAKNRLALGPLLKELIRTFPRELLLERLTAAGIPCGRVAGLHEALTSERTRRGRLVQDMPHPVAGTTPVFAPPYRLDGQRLPIRRAPPTLGEGTREVLHQLLALDDEALARLQSAGVLTLPQRTG; from the coding sequence ATGACCACCATCCAAGATCAAGACCCGCACCGCCTCGACCTGCCGCTGGCCGGCGTGCGCGTGCTCGACCTCTCGCGCGTGTTCGCCGGCCCCATGTGCGCCATGGTGCTGGGCGACCTGGGCGCCGAAGTCATCAAGGTCGAGCACCCCGGGCGTGGCGACGACACGCGCGACTGGGGCCTGCGCATCGGCCAGACCGAGACCACCTACTACAACAGCATGAACCGCAACAAGCGCTCCATCACGCTGGATCTGCAAAGCCCCGAGGGGCTGGGGATCGTGCGCGAGCTGGTGCCGCAGTGCGACGTGGTCATCCACAACTTCAAGACCGGCGGCGCGGAAAAGCTCGGCGTGGGCTACGAGCAGCTCAAGGCCCTCAAGGACGACCTGATCTACTGCGCCGTGGCGGGCTACGACACCAGTGGGCCCGAGGCGCGCCGGCCCGGCTATGACCTGGTCATCCAGGGCGAGGCCGGTCTGATGGCGCTCAACGGCGAGGCCGGCACGCCGCCGCTGAAGTTCGGCGTGGCGGTGGTCGATCTGATGACCGGCATGTATGCGGCGCAGGCCATCCTGGCAGCGCTGTACCAGCGCCAGCGCCAGGGCCGGGGGCGCTTCATCGAGATGGCGCTGTACGACTGCGGCCTGACGATTACCGGCTACTACGGCCTGGACGCGCTCCAGCTCGGCCACGACCCCGAGCGCTACGGCAATGCCCATCCCTCCATCGTGCCCTACGGCATGTACGAGGCGGCCGATGGCCCCTTGATCATCGCCGTGGGCAACAACGCGCAGTTCGACAAGTTCTGCCGCCAGGTCATCGAGCGCCCGGACATCGTGCAAGACCCGCGCTTTGCCACCAACGTCGAGCGCGCGAAGAACCGTCTGGCGCTGGGCCCGCTGCTCAAGGAGCTGATCCGCACCTTCCCGCGCGAGCTGCTGCTTGAGCGCCTGACGGCAGCCGGCATCCCGTGCGGGCGCGTGGCCGGGCTGCACGAGGCGCTGACCAGCGAGCGCACGCGCCGTGGCCGCCTGGTGCAGGACATGCCCCACCCGGTGGCCGGCACAACGCCGGTGTTTGCGCCGCCCTACCGCCTGGACGGCCAGCGCCTGCCGATCCGCCGCGCGCCGCCCACTCTGGGCGAGGGCACGCGCGAGGTGCTGCACCAGCTGCTGGCGCTGGACGACGAGGCGCTGGCGCGCCTGCAATCCGCAGGCGTGCTGACGCTGCCGCAGCGCACGGGCTGA
- a CDS encoding electron transfer flavoprotein subunit beta/FixA family protein, with translation MKILVPVKRVVDYNVKVRVKSDGSGVDTANVKMSMNPFDEIAVEEAVRLKEKGVVTEVIAVSCGVAQAQETLRTAMAIGADRAILVETPADAELQPLAVAKLLKAVVDKEQPQLIILGKQAIDDDANQVGQMLAALAELPQGTFASKVEVADGKASVTREVDGGLETVQLSLPAVVTTDLRLNEPRYVTLPNIMKAKKKPLETLKPEELGVDVAPRLKTLKVAEPAKRGAGVKVPDVATLVAKLRGEAKVI, from the coding sequence ATGAAAATTCTCGTTCCCGTCAAGCGCGTGGTGGACTACAACGTGAAAGTCCGGGTGAAATCGGATGGCAGCGGTGTGGACACGGCCAACGTCAAGATGAGCATGAACCCCTTTGACGAGATCGCCGTGGAGGAGGCGGTTCGCCTGAAGGAAAAGGGCGTGGTCACGGAAGTGATCGCCGTCTCGTGCGGGGTGGCGCAGGCGCAGGAGACGCTGCGCACCGCCATGGCCATCGGCGCCGACCGGGCCATCCTGGTGGAGACGCCGGCGGACGCCGAGCTGCAGCCGCTGGCGGTGGCCAAGCTGCTCAAGGCCGTGGTGGACAAGGAGCAGCCCCAGCTGATCATCCTGGGCAAGCAGGCCATCGACGACGACGCCAACCAAGTCGGCCAGATGCTGGCCGCGCTGGCCGAGCTGCCCCAGGGCACCTTCGCCAGCAAAGTGGAAGTGGCCGACGGCAAGGCCAGCGTCACGCGCGAAGTCGATGGCGGGCTGGAGACCGTGCAGCTGTCGCTGCCGGCGGTGGTCACCACCGACCTGCGCCTCAACGAGCCGCGCTACGTCACGCTGCCCAACATCATGAAGGCCAAGAAAAAGCCCCTCGAGACGCTCAAGCCCGAAGAGCTGGGCGTCGATGTCGCCCCGCGCCTGAAGACACTCAAGGTGGCCGAGCCGGCCAAGCGCGGCGCTGGCGTCAAGGTGCCCGACGTGGCCACGCTGGTGGCCAAGCTGCGCGGCGAAGCCAAGGTCATCTAA
- a CDS encoding electron transfer flavoprotein subunit alpha/FixB family protein translates to MTALVIAEHDNQSLKGATLNAVTAAAACGGDVHVLVAGENAQAAADAAAKIAGVAKVLLADGASLKDALAENVAAQVLQIAGHYSHIVFPATASGKNVAPRVAAKLDVAQISDITKVVSSDTFERPIYAGNAIATVQSVDSVKVITVRGTGFDAADASSGSASVDRIDAVQDSGKSAFVGREVTKSDRPELTAAKVIVSGGRALGSAEKFQAVLTPLADKLGAAIGASRAAVDAGYAPNDLQVGQTGKIVAPQLYIAVGISGAIQHLAGMKDSKVIVAINKDAEAPIFSVADYGLEADLFEAVPQMLQALQ, encoded by the coding sequence ATGACAGCACTCGTCATTGCCGAACACGACAACCAAAGCCTCAAGGGCGCCACGCTCAACGCCGTCACCGCCGCCGCTGCCTGCGGCGGCGACGTCCACGTGCTGGTCGCTGGCGAGAACGCCCAGGCCGCCGCCGACGCTGCGGCAAAAATTGCCGGCGTCGCCAAGGTACTGCTGGCCGACGGCGCCAGCCTCAAGGACGCGCTGGCCGAGAACGTCGCTGCCCAGGTGCTGCAAATTGCCGGCCACTACAGCCACATCGTGTTCCCGGCCACCGCCAGCGGCAAGAACGTCGCGCCGCGCGTGGCCGCCAAGCTGGACGTGGCGCAAATCAGCGACATCACCAAGGTGGTCAGCAGCGACACCTTCGAGCGCCCCATCTACGCCGGCAACGCCATCGCCACCGTGCAAAGCGTGGACAGCGTCAAGGTCATCACCGTGCGCGGCACCGGCTTTGATGCCGCCGATGCAAGCAGCGGCAGCGCCAGCGTGGACAGGATCGACGCTGTGCAGGACTCTGGCAAAAGCGCCTTCGTGGGCCGCGAAGTCACCAAGAGCGACCGCCCCGAGCTCACCGCCGCCAAGGTCATCGTCTCCGGTGGCCGGGCGCTGGGCAGCGCCGAGAAGTTCCAGGCCGTGCTCACGCCGCTGGCCGACAAGCTGGGCGCGGCCATCGGCGCCAGCCGCGCCGCAGTCGATGCCGGCTACGCGCCCAACGACCTGCAGGTCGGCCAGACCGGCAAGATCGTGGCGCCCCAGCTGTACATCGCCGTGGGCATCAGCGGGGCCATCCAGCACCTGGCGGGCATGAAGGACTCCAAGGTCATCGTGGCCATCAACAAGGATGCGGAAGCGCCCATCTTCAGCGTGGCCGACTACGGCCTGGAGGCCGATCTGTTCGAGGCCGTGCCGCAGATGCTGCAGGCCCTGCAGTGA
- a CDS encoding Bug family tripartite tricarboxylate transporter substrate binding protein, with translation MQFIDKQRRALLQGAAALGATGWLGSAAAQGAKAWPNKPIRLVVPFPPGGPTDTVSRLVGQKLGERLGQSVIVENRAGASGSIAAAQVRKAEPDGYTLMMLATPTMLAPHLYRKLGYDTARDFTPVATVYDLPIVIVVNPKLLPQVTDLKSLIAHAKAQKAPLNYTSSGTGSFGHLSMELLKQMAGFDMQHVPYKGGVPAITDTIGGQVPVMYSDLVAALPHIQAGKLRAIAVGSPERVQMLPQVQTISEQGIEGYDAVSWGALLAPAGTPKPIVERIAGEVRQILADKDMQEGMISAGAIARYQPPAELAQRLQQDYQRWGQIIRDKGISQD, from the coding sequence ATGCAATTCATCGACAAGCAACGCCGTGCATTGCTGCAGGGCGCAGCCGCGTTGGGCGCCACCGGCTGGCTGGGCAGCGCTGCGGCGCAAGGTGCCAAGGCCTGGCCCAACAAGCCGATCCGGCTGGTCGTGCCCTTCCCGCCCGGCGGGCCCACCGACACCGTCTCGCGCCTGGTCGGCCAGAAGCTGGGCGAGCGCCTGGGCCAGTCGGTCATCGTGGAAAACCGCGCGGGCGCCTCGGGCTCCATCGCTGCCGCCCAGGTCAGGAAGGCCGAGCCCGACGGCTACACGCTGATGATGCTGGCCACGCCGACCATGCTGGCGCCGCACCTGTACAGAAAGCTCGGCTACGACACGGCCCGGGATTTCACGCCCGTGGCCACGGTCTATGACCTGCCCATCGTCATCGTCGTCAACCCGAAGCTGCTGCCCCAGGTGACCGACCTGAAGTCGCTCATCGCGCACGCCAAGGCGCAAAAAGCCCCGCTGAACTACACCAGTTCGGGCACCGGCAGCTTTGGCCACCTGAGCATGGAGCTGCTCAAGCAGATGGCGGGCTTCGACATGCAGCACGTGCCCTACAAGGGCGGGGTGCCGGCGATCACCGACACCATCGGCGGCCAGGTGCCGGTCATGTACTCGGATCTGGTGGCCGCGCTGCCGCACATCCAGGCCGGCAAGCTGCGCGCCATCGCCGTCGGCTCGCCCGAGCGCGTGCAGATGCTGCCGCAGGTGCAGACCATCTCCGAGCAGGGCATCGAGGGCTACGACGCCGTGTCCTGGGGCGCGCTGCTGGCGCCGGCGGGCACGCCCAAGCCCATCGTCGAGCGCATCGCCGGCGAAGTGCGCCAGATCCTGGCCGACAAGGACATGCAGGAGGGCATGATCAGCGCCGGTGCCATCGCCCGCTACCAGCCGCCCGCCGAGCTGGCACAGCGCCTGCAGCAGGACTACCAGCGCTGGGGCCAGATCATCCGCGACAAGGGCATCAGCCAGGACTGA
- a CDS encoding class I adenylate-forming enzyme family protein — MQPAAPDVPYQPLSDLIREHARRQAERLALTGEGEALSYAQLDVLMDRIAAALQQGGVLPGQAIAICALNSVRYGALFLGALRAGVVVAPLPPSAAPETLAVMLGDAGARLLFADQAAPQDWPGTQVARISLDGVAPGQAWDAWLAPEGAQPQPVAVPPEAAFNIIYSSGTTGIPKGIVQSHGMRWAHIRRGATQGYGPQGTTLLSTPLYSNTTLVVFFPTLAYGGTVALMAKFDAARYLQLAQQLRVTHTMLVPVQYQRIMDQPDFGSHDLSSFTHKFCTSAPFRAELKADVLARWPGALVEFYGMTEGGGTCILEAHLHPDKLHTVGRPAAGHDIRLIDEEGREAAPGEAGEVVGHSPGMMTGYHNQPEKTREAEWFDAQGKRFIRTGDVGRFDAEGFLTLLDRRKDMIISGGFNIYPSDLEAQLRAHPAVADVAVVGVPSRQWGETPVAFVVPRAGQPADAQALRAWFNQRAGKTQRLADLRLVDELPRSAIGKVLKRELRQDYGSAPA; from the coding sequence ATGCAGCCCGCCGCGCCTGACGTTCCCTACCAGCCCCTGTCCGACCTGATCCGCGAGCACGCACGCCGGCAGGCAGAGCGCCTGGCGCTGACGGGCGAGGGCGAGGCCCTGAGCTACGCCCAGCTCGATGTCCTGATGGATCGCATCGCCGCCGCCTTGCAGCAAGGCGGCGTGCTGCCAGGCCAGGCGATCGCCATCTGCGCGCTGAACTCGGTGCGCTATGGCGCGCTGTTCCTGGGCGCTTTGCGCGCCGGCGTGGTGGTCGCGCCGCTGCCGCCCAGTGCCGCGCCCGAGACGCTGGCCGTCATGCTGGGCGACGCCGGCGCGCGGCTGCTGTTTGCCGACCAGGCCGCGCCGCAGGACTGGCCCGGCACGCAGGTGGCGCGCATCTCGCTGGACGGCGTGGCCCCCGGCCAGGCCTGGGACGCGTGGCTGGCCCCCGAGGGCGCGCAGCCGCAGCCGGTGGCGGTGCCGCCCGAGGCGGCGTTCAACATCATCTACTCGTCGGGCACCACCGGCATTCCGAAGGGCATCGTGCAGTCGCACGGTATGCGCTGGGCGCACATCCGGCGCGGCGCCACGCAGGGCTACGGCCCGCAGGGCACGACGCTGCTGTCCACGCCGCTGTACTCCAACACCACGCTGGTGGTGTTCTTCCCGACGCTGGCCTATGGCGGCACAGTGGCGCTGATGGCCAAGTTCGACGCGGCGCGCTACCTGCAGCTGGCGCAGCAGCTGCGCGTCACGCACACCATGCTGGTGCCGGTGCAGTACCAGCGCATCATGGATCAGCCCGATTTCGGCAGCCACGATCTGTCCAGCTTCACGCACAAGTTCTGCACCAGCGCGCCGTTTCGCGCCGAGCTCAAGGCCGACGTGCTGGCGCGCTGGCCTGGCGCGCTGGTCGAGTTCTACGGCATGACCGAGGGCGGCGGCACCTGCATCCTGGAGGCGCACCTGCACCCGGACAAGCTGCACACCGTGGGCCGCCCCGCCGCCGGCCACGACATCCGGCTGATCGACGAGGAGGGCCGCGAAGCGGCGCCTGGCGAGGCCGGCGAAGTCGTGGGCCACTCGCCCGGCATGATGACCGGCTACCACAACCAGCCGGAAAAGACGCGCGAGGCCGAGTGGTTCGACGCCCAGGGCAAGCGCTTCATCCGCACCGGCGACGTGGGCCGCTTCGATGCCGAGGGCTTTCTGACGCTGCTGGATCGGCGCAAGGACATGATCATCAGCGGCGGCTTCAACATCTACCCCAGCGATCTGGAGGCGCAGTTGCGTGCGCACCCGGCGGTGGCCGACGTGGCCGTGGTCGGCGTGCCCTCGCGCCAGTGGGGCGAGACCCCGGTGGCCTTCGTCGTGCCGCGCGCCGGCCAGCCAGCCGATGCGCAGGCGCTGCGCGCGTGGTTCAACCAGCGCGCCGGCAAGACCCAGCGCCTGGCCGATCTGCGCCTGGTCGATGAGCTGCCGCGCAGCGCCATCGGCAAGGTGCTCAAGCGCGAGCTGCGCCAGGACTACGGCAGCGCCCCGGCCTGA
- a CDS encoding PaaI family thioesterase, with product MNRMIEDARSVLDAQPFSQLVQAELTRYTCEGVELRLPVAQKIQQQHGFVHGGVVSYLADNALTFAGGAALGPAVVTSEYKINYVRPAMGRQLVARASVVHAGRSQAVCRCDVYAVDAAGVEKLCAIAQGTIALMGAPKSE from the coding sequence ATGAACCGAATGATCGAGGACGCGCGCAGTGTTCTGGATGCGCAGCCCTTCAGCCAGCTCGTGCAGGCCGAACTGACGCGCTACACCTGCGAGGGAGTGGAGCTGCGCCTGCCCGTCGCCCAGAAAATCCAGCAGCAGCACGGCTTCGTGCATGGCGGCGTGGTGTCCTATCTGGCCGACAACGCGCTCACCTTCGCCGGTGGCGCAGCCCTGGGGCCAGCCGTGGTGACCTCTGAGTACAAGATCAACTATGTGCGGCCTGCCATGGGCCGGCAGCTGGTGGCGCGTGCCTCGGTCGTCCATGCAGGACGCTCCCAGGCGGTATGCCGCTGCGATGTGTACGCGGTGGATGCTGCGGGCGTGGAAAAGCTGTGCGCCATCGCCCAGGGCACGATCGCCCTGATGGGCGCCCCGAAATCCGAGTGA
- a CDS encoding YbhN family protein, giving the protein MRAAPPVEQQHQPGRWRTLLASRAWRWLGGALMALVALAVATLLVQRAMQVDWPAVWRALRALPAATLALGAALAWASHLAYGCFDLFGRHVVRHPLGVSRTMAITLIAYPFTLNLGSLIGGVSVRWRLYSRQGLDVGQIAQVVVLSIVTNWVGYFLLACAVFWRWTPQLPGSWQIGALQLRWLGVALAAVSVLYVLLCALRGGQPFIFRGRSLPLPTWRVALLQLLLSSLNWALMGAAVWALAQGQAPYPAALATVLLGAVVGLVSRIPAGLGVLEAVGTAVLSGYLPASQALAVVLAFRALYYLAPLAVAALALLATELLWRRQAPTRAGSLPGLS; this is encoded by the coding sequence ATGCGGGCAGCACCACCCGTTGAGCAGCAGCACCAGCCCGGACGCTGGCGCACTCTGCTGGCCAGCCGCGCCTGGCGCTGGCTGGGCGGTGCGCTGATGGCACTGGTGGCGCTGGCCGTCGCCACGCTGCTGGTGCAGCGCGCCATGCAGGTGGACTGGCCAGCGGTGTGGCGCGCGCTGCGCGCACTGCCGGCGGCCACGCTGGCGCTGGGGGCAGCACTGGCCTGGGCCAGCCACCTGGCCTATGGCTGCTTCGACCTGTTTGGCCGGCACGTCGTGCGCCACCCCCTGGGCGTGTCCCGCACCATGGCCATCACGCTGATCGCCTATCCGTTCACGCTCAACCTGGGCTCGCTGATCGGCGGGGTGTCGGTGCGCTGGCGGCTGTACTCGCGCCAGGGCCTGGACGTGGGGCAGATCGCACAGGTTGTCGTGCTGTCCATCGTCACCAATTGGGTGGGCTACTTCCTGCTGGCCTGCGCCGTGTTCTGGCGCTGGACGCCGCAACTGCCAGGCAGCTGGCAGATCGGCGCGCTGCAGCTGCGCTGGCTGGGCGTGGCGCTGGCGGCGGTGAGCGTGCTGTACGTGCTGCTGTGCGCGCTGCGGGGCGGCCAGCCTTTCATTTTTCGCGGGCGCAGCCTGCCGCTGCCGACCTGGCGCGTGGCGCTGCTGCAGCTACTGCTGTCGAGCCTGAACTGGGCGCTGATGGGCGCTGCCGTGTGGGCGCTGGCGCAGGGCCAGGCGCCCTACCCGGCTGCGCTGGCCACGGTGCTGCTGGGGGCGGTGGTCGGCCTGGTGTCGCGCATTCCCGCCGGGCTGGGCGTGCTGGAGGCGGTGGGCACCGCCGTGCTCTCGGGCTACCTACCCGCCAGCCAGGCGCTGGCGGTGGTATTGGCGTTTCGCGCGCTGTACTACCTGGCGCCGCTGGCCGTGGCAGCGCTGGCACTGCTGGCCACCGAGCTGCTGTGGCGCCGCCAGGCGCCCACGCGCGCCGGCAGCCTGCCAGGCCTCAGCTGA